From one Synechocystis sp. PCC 6803 substr. PCC-P genomic stretch:
- the thrC gene encoding threonine synthase has translation MTTATTTAPEFISACTKLVSKEGNTEYPLKALHICEETFAPLEVAYDYDLIRRHVTRETIEAGPNSIWRYRAFLPVTGKDVIDVGTGMTPLVKSHRLARRLGLKNLYIKNDAVNMPTLSFKDRVVSVALTRARELGFTTVSCASTGNLANSTAAIAAHAGLDCCVFIPADLEAGKVLGTLIYNPTLMAVKGNYDQVNRLCCEVGNSYGWGFVNINLRPYYSEGSKTLGFEVAEQLGWKLPDHIVAPLASGSLFTKIHKGFQEFIKVGLVDDKPVRFSGAQAEGCSPIATAFQEGRDFVKPVKPNTIAKSIAIGNPADGVYALDIARKTNGNIESVNDAEIIEGIKLLAETEGIFTETAGGTTVAVLKKLVEAGKIDPEETTVVYITGNGLKTQEAVQSHVGEPLTIDANLDSFERALERSRTLERLEWQQVLV, from the coding sequence ATGACCACCGCCACCACCACGGCTCCAGAATTTATTTCCGCTTGTACCAAACTGGTTTCCAAGGAAGGCAATACCGAATATCCCCTCAAAGCACTACACATCTGTGAGGAAACCTTTGCTCCTCTGGAAGTGGCCTACGACTACGATTTAATCCGCCGCCACGTTACGAGGGAAACCATTGAAGCGGGTCCTAATTCCATTTGGCGTTACCGCGCCTTTCTGCCCGTCACTGGTAAAGATGTAATTGATGTGGGCACTGGCATGACCCCCTTGGTTAAATCCCATCGTTTAGCCCGCCGCCTGGGGCTGAAAAATCTCTACATTAAAAACGATGCGGTTAATATGCCCACCTTGAGCTTCAAGGACCGGGTGGTGTCCGTTGCTCTGACCAGGGCCCGGGAATTGGGCTTCACCACCGTTTCCTGCGCCAGCACCGGTAATTTGGCCAACTCCACTGCGGCGATCGCCGCCCATGCCGGTTTGGACTGCTGTGTGTTTATCCCGGCGGATTTGGAAGCAGGCAAAGTATTGGGGACCTTGATTTACAATCCCACCCTAATGGCAGTGAAAGGCAACTATGACCAGGTCAATCGTCTCTGCTGTGAAGTGGGCAACAGCTACGGCTGGGGTTTCGTGAACATTAACCTGCGCCCCTACTACTCCGAAGGCTCCAAAACCCTGGGCTTTGAGGTGGCGGAACAATTGGGTTGGAAATTGCCCGACCACATTGTGGCTCCCCTCGCTTCCGGTTCCCTGTTCACCAAAATCCACAAGGGCTTCCAAGAATTTATCAAAGTCGGTTTGGTGGATGATAAGCCAGTGCGTTTCAGTGGTGCCCAAGCAGAGGGTTGTTCCCCCATCGCCACTGCTTTCCAAGAGGGCCGGGACTTTGTTAAGCCAGTCAAACCCAACACCATTGCTAAATCCATTGCCATCGGCAACCCCGCTGACGGAGTTTATGCCCTGGACATTGCCCGCAAAACCAATGGCAACATTGAAAGCGTCAACGATGCCGAAATTATCGAAGGGATCAAGCTGTTGGCGGAAACCGAAGGCATCTTTACCGAAACCGCTGGGGGCACCACCGTTGCAGTGCTGAAAAAACTAGTGGAAGCGGGCAAAATTGATCCCGAAGAAACTACGGTGGTCTACATCACTGGTAATGGTTTAAAAACCCAGGAAGCGGTACAAAGCCATGTGGGAGAACCCCTCACCATCGATGCCAACCTGGATAGCTTTGAGCGGGCCCTGGAGCGCTCCCGCACGTTGGAACGCTTGGAATGGCAACAGGTTTTGGTCTAG
- a CDS encoding RNA polymerase sigma factor, RpoD/SigA family — MSDMSSLSTPNTSAVDQWQALDGLADGQAIANDDPPAIEVTLGDGQQGSFNKAVSEDTVGAFFKEMARYPLLSAAEEVELARQIRLLVSAEDVRQQLTQQLERTPSLQEWGQALEFPQVRQFEIWLYQLRAAKRRMIRSNLRLVVSIAKRYLNRGVPFLDLIQEGAIGLNRAAEKFDPDKGYKFSTYAYWWIRQAITRTIANDARTIRLPIHVVEKLNKIKKAQRSLKQELKRNPNEGELAAALDITPAQLRQLLQLRRQSLSLNHRVGKGEDTELVDLLEDQQLQLPEDLMNESMLRREIVEVLAEVLTEREMEVICLRYGIASHQSYTLEEVGNMFNLSRERVRQIQSKAMRKLRRPQVARRLKGWL; from the coding sequence ATGAGCGATATGTCTTCCCTCTCCACCCCCAACACCAGTGCCGTTGACCAATGGCAGGCTTTGGATGGCCTCGCTGATGGCCAGGCGATCGCCAATGATGACCCTCCGGCGATCGAAGTCACCCTGGGAGATGGCCAACAAGGAAGTTTTAATAAAGCAGTAAGTGAAGACACTGTGGGGGCTTTTTTTAAAGAAATGGCCCGCTATCCCCTCCTGAGTGCCGCCGAAGAAGTGGAATTGGCTAGACAAATCCGATTGTTGGTCAGCGCAGAAGATGTTAGACAACAACTCACCCAACAACTGGAACGAACGCCTTCCCTCCAGGAGTGGGGGCAAGCCCTAGAATTTCCCCAGGTCAGACAATTTGAGATTTGGCTTTATCAACTGCGGGCTGCCAAACGACGGATGATCCGCTCCAATCTCCGCCTAGTGGTTTCCATTGCCAAGCGTTACCTCAACCGTGGTGTTCCCTTCCTCGACCTGATCCAAGAAGGGGCGATCGGTCTCAACCGAGCCGCAGAAAAGTTTGATCCCGATAAAGGTTATAAATTTTCCACCTATGCCTACTGGTGGATCCGCCAGGCCATCACCCGCACCATTGCCAATGACGCTCGCACCATTCGTTTGCCCATCCATGTGGTGGAAAAGCTCAACAAAATCAAGAAAGCCCAACGCAGTCTCAAGCAGGAATTGAAGCGCAATCCCAACGAAGGGGAATTGGCCGCTGCTTTGGACATTACCCCTGCCCAACTAAGACAATTACTGCAATTGCGTCGTCAGTCCCTGTCCTTAAACCATCGGGTAGGCAAAGGGGAAGACACCGAGTTGGTAGATCTACTAGAAGATCAACAACTGCAGTTGCCGGAGGATTTGATGAATGAATCCATGTTGCGGCGGGAAATTGTCGAAGTATTGGCCGAGGTACTAACGGAACGGGAAATGGAAGTGATTTGTCTGCGCTACGGCATTGCCAGCCACCAAAGTTACACCCTTGAGGAAGTGGGCAATATGTTTAATCTTTCCCGGGAAAGGGTTAGACAAATCCAAAGCAAAGCCATGCGGAAACTCCGTCGTCCCCAAGTGGCCCGCCGCCTCAAAGGTTGGTTATAG